CGTCATCATCCAGCAGTccggattattattattttttttaaatcatgggtaaaaagaaattaaatcaattgccaaattttgtttgttttttccattcaGTAGAAATGAAGAATGGGAGCTGTACAGACTCCCGTAAtgtcatttatatttttcttaaatctcTGCCATGATGTTGTTTGGAAATTCTGAGAAATTGATGGACGCGTGCTGGTTGAACTGAGTTTCTTTTATCGGGAGTTAAccgctttttttatttgtcttctttcGTTTTGATTTGCTGTTTTCTAAATGACGGCACCTTCATCAGGCAGTCGGCGTCCGAACGCGGCTCGTGAGCGAAGTCGGGTCCAAAACTTACGTGACGGTattgaaatgattattactgaaacttacgcaacgcgaaTCCGAGCTTCGAAATGGCTAGAGCGGATGTGGATCGTATCGCTATAGAGAAATCGAGCCGCTTTTCtagttgatttaattattcCAGCAACTCATGTTGCATCGCTTATTTTATCGTCCAGCTTTCCAATCTTTGCAGTCGGCACTGCCGGCCGTCCCGCCCAGCACCAAACTCTCCAAACTGGACGTCCTCCTCATGGCGAGCGCCTACATCGCCCATCTCGGCCGACTGGTCCaggtcgacgacgacggcggcgaccagcagcagccgcagcagccaacgaatttcaattca
This region of Daphnia pulex isolate KAP4 chromosome 9, ASM2113471v1 genomic DNA includes:
- the LOC124202442 gene encoding uncharacterized protein LOC124202442 isoform X1, coding for MGSRRPNAARERSRVQNLRDVGTAGRPAQHQTLQTGRPPHGERLHRPSRPTGPGRRRRRRPAAAAAANEFQFKRRRHFPPRQEMANEGSTLRRTESFRFASATPTRRRSTDIIIQEVKLNELPT
- the LOC124202442 gene encoding transcription factor 24-like isoform X2, producing MGSRRPNAARERSRVQNLRDAFQSLQSALPAVPPSTKLSKLDVLLMASAYIAHLGRLVQVDDDGGDQQQPQQPTNFNSNDGATFHPVKKWPMRARLYAGLNHSGSHRPLRPDEGLPTSSFRR